A section of the Asticcacaulis sp. EMRT-3 genome encodes:
- the bla gene encoding class A beta-lactamase: MTLSRRGLLAGTIGLGLFGGLAACSSKVTQAISFARHMVKIERRHGGRIGVAALRGSDKKGRLDLDADRRFAHCSTFKWVLAAAILHMCDQGHLSLSKIIRYGEKDLLDYAPVTRQHVKTGHMTVAELCAAAIGVSDNTAANLLLGLVGGPAGLTAFVRGLGDDVTRFDRFEPTLNTNLPGDDRDTTTPAAMAGLLRTVFTGTALKPDSVAQLKDWMVHCQTGDKRIRAGVPAGALVADKTGTGANGAANDVAVIWPEGQAEPVFLAIYTSGGNLDDAGRDQTIADITRLVFDTLGLSGTAESSSSQGSQ, translated from the coding sequence ATGACGCTTTCACGACGTGGGCTACTGGCGGGCACGATCGGGCTCGGCCTTTTCGGTGGTTTGGCGGCCTGTTCGTCGAAGGTGACACAGGCGATCAGTTTCGCGCGCCACATGGTGAAAATCGAGAGGCGACATGGCGGACGCATCGGGGTGGCGGCTTTGCGCGGCAGCGACAAAAAGGGCCGTCTTGATCTCGATGCCGATCGGCGTTTCGCCCATTGCTCGACCTTCAAATGGGTGTTGGCCGCCGCCATCCTGCACATGTGCGATCAGGGCCATTTGAGCCTGTCGAAAATCATCCGTTATGGCGAAAAAGACCTGCTCGACTATGCGCCGGTCACGCGCCAGCACGTCAAAACCGGCCATATGACGGTGGCGGAACTCTGTGCGGCGGCGATTGGCGTCAGCGATAATACTGCCGCCAACCTGTTGCTGGGGCTGGTGGGCGGGCCTGCGGGCCTGACGGCCTTTGTGCGCGGGCTGGGTGATGATGTGACGCGCTTTGACCGCTTTGAACCCACCCTCAATACCAATCTGCCGGGCGATGACCGCGACACCACCACGCCCGCCGCCATGGCCGGGCTTTTGCGTACCGTCTTTACCGGCACGGCGTTGAAACCGGACAGTGTGGCGCAACTGAAGGACTGGATGGTGCATTGTCAAACCGGCGACAAACGCATCCGCGCCGGTGTGCCCGCCGGGGCGCTGGTGGCCGACAAGACCGGCACGGGCGCCAATGGCGCGGCCAATGATGTGGCCGTCATCTGGCCTGAGGGGCAAGCCGAACCGGTGTTTCTCGCCATCTATACTTCGGGCGGCAATCTCGACGATGCGGGCCGCGACCAGACCATCGCCGATATTACGCGCCTGGTCTTCGATACGCTGGGTCTGAGCGGTACGGCGGAGTCGTCAAGCTCGCAAGGCAGCCAATAA
- a CDS encoding SRPBCC family protein, giving the protein MTLVCETHIDLPQAPAQVFALLDDFSRVPDWLTRCEGLAKQGHGPNAAGDKLRYAYVEGGKHRLMDGVILTHDAPYRMTCRYFDKMMQVIVDFQLEPSGNGTRLTHRIEIMPQSFMARLLTPMIRAKLPQQTKQAMESLRGLLARQMAA; this is encoded by the coding sequence ATGACCCTGGTTTGCGAAACCCATATCGACCTGCCGCAAGCGCCCGCGCAGGTCTTTGCCCTGCTCGATGATTTCAGCCGTGTGCCCGACTGGTTGACGCGCTGCGAAGGTCTGGCCAAGCAGGGCCACGGCCCCAATGCGGCGGGCGATAAGCTGCGCTATGCCTATGTCGAGGGCGGCAAGCACCGGCTGATGGATGGCGTCATCCTGACCCACGATGCGCCTTACCGCATGACCTGCCGGTATTTCGACAAGATGATGCAGGTGATTGTCGATTTTCAGCTCGAACCTTCGGGCAATGGCACGCGCCTCACCCATCGTATCGAGATCATGCCGCAATCCTTCATGGCGCGCCTGCTGACGCCGATGATCCGCGCGAAGTTGCCGCAGCAGACGAAACAGGCGATGGAGTCGTTGCGCGGCCTGCTGGCGCGTCAGATGGCGGCATAA
- a CDS encoding DUF1345 domain-containing protein, whose amino-acid sequence MSNNGRGFLDLVVVRYFRQKPQLLIAVVLGVIAFLACQTFTPLKTATTSLIGWNVMAILYLGMGMHNMFTAERERLTQNAHLYDDGEGVILILTIIASALSFVAIVFELATSKDATGALGALHIGLSVLTLLTSWAFIHTAFAFHYAHGYYSALSRNPKTPCLIFPGKDAPHYTDFLYFAFIIGTSGQTADVDFASTQMRRTGLVHCVIAYLFNATVLALTINIAASLI is encoded by the coding sequence ATGAGTAATAACGGGCGCGGCTTTCTCGATCTGGTCGTGGTGCGCTATTTCCGCCAGAAACCGCAATTGCTGATCGCCGTGGTGCTGGGCGTCATCGCGTTTCTGGCCTGCCAGACCTTCACCCCGCTGAAAACGGCCACCACCAGCCTGATCGGCTGGAATGTCATGGCCATCCTCTATCTCGGCATGGGGATGCACAACATGTTTACCGCCGAACGTGAACGCCTGACGCAAAACGCCCATCTTTATGATGATGGCGAAGGCGTGATCCTCATCCTGACCATTATCGCCTCCGCCCTGAGCTTCGTGGCCATCGTCTTCGAACTGGCCACCTCAAAGGACGCCACCGGGGCCTTGGGCGCCCTGCATATCGGCCTGTCGGTTCTGACCCTGCTCACCTCATGGGCCTTTATCCATACCGCCTTCGCTTTCCATTACGCCCACGGCTATTATTCGGCCCTGTCGCGCAATCCGAAGACACCCTGCCTGATCTTTCCCGGCAAGGACGCGCCCCACTATACGGATTTCCTCTATTTCGCCTTCATCATCGGCACATCGGGCCAGACCGCCGATGTCGATTTCGCTTCGACCCAGATGCGGCGCACCGGCCTTGTCCATTGCGTGATCGCCTATCTGTTCAACGCCACGGTGCTGGCACTGACCATCAATATCGCCGCCTCGCTGATCTGA